In Raphanus sativus cultivar WK10039 chromosome 5, ASM80110v3, whole genome shotgun sequence, the following proteins share a genomic window:
- the LOC108861969 gene encoding uncharacterized protein LOC108861969 isoform X3 has product MDTLPCFSRLTLYQHVVPYGQAHQTVFLTFQLTLSCLFAATTIYLRSFPGHNGLLLQEVRRVLSQRLGQNWSSEDEVFDRCILAVNAPDALRLLGEDATSDEARVLGAFQYAYSDIYLHRDTDLMPRNRVAWSACNFLRSSENKASLTYWLNIIQTLGEEHDPYFLTFNPEVTPNKTLFKWTTGRPLPSVSAWKASQELNNIQGKRGLWFCGAYQGYGFHEDGLKAGMTAAQSLLGKDMVPPLSKPKHMVPSLTEKGARFLFTRFLRHFISTGCVVVYEEGGTMFTFKGKDLRCNLESVIKIHSPHFYWKVMTHADLGLADAYINGDFSFADKDSGLINLIMVLIANKELNSKNLNLAKKRGWWTPMFMTAGLTSATHFLKHFSRKNTLTKARRNISRHYDLSNELFSLFLDDTMSYSTAVFKPDDEDLKTAQMRKIFILIDKARIETNHEVLEIGCGWGTLAIEVVRKTGCKYTGITLSIEQLKYAEKKVKEAGLEDRITFKLCDYRQLSDAKKYDRIISCEMIEHVGHEFMDTFFSHCEAALAEDGIFVLQFISIPEERYNEYRLNSDFIKEYIFPGGCLPSLARVISAMASSSRLSIEHVENIGIHYYQTLRCWRKNFLENRKQIMDLGFDDKFIRTWEYYFDYCAAGFKTLTLEDYQVVFSRPGNVAAFGDPFRNFPSAHN; this is encoded by the exons ATGGATACTCTGCCTTGTTTCAGCAGGCTTACTTT GTACCAGCATGTGGTTCCATATGGACAAGCCCACCAGACAGTGTTCTTAACTTTTCAGCTTACTCTGTCCTGTCTTTTTGCCGCAACCACCATTTACTTAag ATCTTTCCCAGGCCACAATGGCTTACTATTGCAGGAGGTTCGGAGAGTTTTGTCACAAAG GTTAGGGCAGAACTGGAGCAGCGAGGAT GAAGTATTCGATAGGTGTATATTAGCTGTGAACGCACCAGACGCTCTGAGATTGCTCGGAGAAGACGCCACGTCTGATGAAGCCAGGGTTCTTGGTGCTTTCCAATACGCTTACAG TGATATTTATCTCCACCGCGACACTGATCTGATGCCGCGGAATCGTGTTGCTTGGAGCGCTTGCAATTTCTTAAGAAGTTCTGAAAATAAAGCAAGCCTTACATATTGGCTCAATATAATTCAG ACTCTTGGAGAGGAACATGATCCATACTTTCTCACATTTAATCCTGAAGTTACCCCAAATAAGACATTGTTTAAGTGGACCACTGGTCGTCCTCTGCCATCTGTTTCTGCTTGGAAAGCTTCACAAGAGTTAAACAACATTCAAGGGAAGCGCGGTCTATGGTTCTGTGGTGCATATCAAG GCTATGGTTTTCATGAAGATGGGCTAAAG GCTGGTATGACGGCTGCACAAAGTCTGCTAGGGAAAGATATGGTTCCTCCTCTGAGCAAGCCAAAACATATGGTTCCATCTCTAACCGAAAAAGGGGCTCGGTTTTTATTTACTAGATTCTTGAGACATTTCATATCAACCGGTTGTGTAGT AGTATATGAAGAAGGAGGAACAATGTTCACTTTCAAAGGAAAGGATTTGAGATGTAACTTAGAATCTGTCATAAAGATTCACAGTCCTCATTTTTACTGGAAG GTTATGACACATGCAGATTTAGGACTTGCCGATGCTTATATAAATGGAGATTTCTCGTTTGCCGATAAAGATTCAGGACTTATCAATTTGATCATG GTTCTCATTGCTAACAAAGAATTGAACTCAAAGAACTTAAATCTTGCTAAGAAAAG AGGTTGGTGGACACCTATGTTTATGACTGCTGGTCTAACATCTGCAACACATTTCCTAAAGCATTTCTCTAGGAAGAACACTTTAACTAAAGCTCGAAGGAACATTTCACGTCACTATGACCTT AGCAATGAGCTTTTTTCTCTATTCTTGGATGATACCATGAGTTATTCTACTGCGGTATTCAAG cCAGACGATGAGGATCTGAAAACTGCACAGatgagaaaaatatttattttaattgataag GCGAGAATAGAGACGAATCATGAGGTTCTAGAGATTGGATGTGGATGGGGAACTTTGGCCATAGAAGTTGTGAGAAAAACTGGATGCAAATACACTGGCATTACACTATCTATCGAACAGCTTAAATATGCAGAAAAAAAGGTTAAAGAAGCTGGACTTGAG GATCGGATTACATTTAAGCTTTGCGATTATCGCCAACTATCTGATGCTAAAAAATATGACAGAATCATATCTTG TGAGATGATAGAACATGTTGGCCACGAGTTTATGGATACATTCTTCAGTCACTGTGAAGCTGCGCTTGCAGAAGACGGCATCTTTGTCTTGCAG TTTATATCGATACCGGAAGAGCGTTACAATGAATACAGACTAAACTCAGATTTCATAAAAGAATACATATTCCCTGGTGGATGCCTTCCTTCTTTAGCCAGAGTTATTTCTgcaatggcttcttcttcaaggttgag CATTGAGCATGTTGAGAACATTGGGATTCATTACTACCAAACGTTGAGATGCTGGAGGAAGAACTTCTTGGAAAATCGAaa ACAAATCATGGATCTTGGATTCGATGATAAGTTCATAAGGACGTGGGAATATTATTTCGACTATTGTGCAGCTGGTTTCAAGACTCTTACTCTTGAAGACTACCAG GTAGTGTTCTCACGTCCGGGGAATGTGGCTGCATTCGGAGATCCATTCCGTAACTTCCCTTCTGCTCATAATTAG
- the LOC108861969 gene encoding uncharacterized protein LOC108861969 isoform X2, which yields MNPNMMEFFKNLGVDMEVSDMSFSVRLDNGRGCEWGTRNGLSSLFAQKRNILNPFFWQMITEIMKFEDDVLKYIEDLERNPSADQNETLGEFLKSHGYSALFQQAYFVPACGSIWTSPPDSVLNFSAYSVLSFCRNHHLLKIFPRPQWLTIAGGSESFVTKVRAELEQRGCKIRTSCNVQSVTTSEDGCVLVTTEDGSQEVFDRCILAVNAPDALRLLGEDATSDEARVLGAFQYAYSDIYLHRDTDLMPRNRVAWSACNFLRSSENKASLTYWLNIIQTLGEEHDPYFLTFNPEVTPNKTLFKWTTGRPLPSVSAWKASQELNNIQGKRGLWFCGAYQGYGFHEDGLKAGMTAAQSLLGKDMVPPLSKPKHMVPSLTEKGARFLFTRFLRHFISTGCVVVYEEGGTMFTFKGKDLRCNLESVIKIHSPHFYWKVMTHADLGLADAYINGDFSFADKDSGLINLIMVLIANKELNSKNLNLAKKRGWWTPMFMTAGLTSATHFLKHFSRKNTLTKARRNISRHYDLSNELFSLFLDDTMSYSTAVFKPDDEDLKTAQMRKIFILIDKARIETNHEVLEIGCGWGTLAIEVVRKTGCKYTGITLSIEQLKYAEKKVKEAGLEDRITFKLCDYRQLSDAKKYDRIISCEMIEHVGHEFMDTFFSHCEAALAEDGIFVLQFISIPEERYNEYRLNSDFIKEYIFPGGCLPSLARVISAMASSSRLSIEHVENIGIHYYQTLRCWRKNFLENRKQIMDLGFDDKFIRTWEYYFDYCAAGFKTLTLEDYQVVFSRPGNVAAFGDPFRNFPSAHN from the exons ATGAATCCGAACATGATGGAGTTCTTTAAGAACTTAGGAGTAGACATGGAGGTTTCAGACATGTCTTTCTCAGTGAGGCTCGACAATGGCAGAGGCTGCGAATGGGGAACCCGCAATGGACTTTCAAGCTTGTTTGCTCAGAAGAGAAACATTCTCAACCCTTTTTTCTGGCAAATGATTACAGAAATTATGAAGTTTGAAGATGACGTACTAAAATATATCGAAGATCTGGAGCGTAACCCTAGTGCTGATCAAAATGAAACCTTGGGAGAGTTTCTAAAGTCTCATGGATACTCTGCCTTGTTTCAGCAGGCTTACTTT GTACCAGCATGTGGTTCCATATGGACAAGCCCACCAGACAGTGTTCTTAACTTTTCAGCTTACTCTGTCCTGTCTTTTTGCCGCAACCACCATTTACTTAag ATCTTTCCCAGGCCACAATGGCTTACTATTGCAGGAGGTTCGGAGAGTTTTGTCACAAAG GTTAGGGCAGAACTGGAGCAGCGAGGATGTAAGATTCGAACAAGTTGCAATGTACAATCTGTTACAACTTCTGAGGATGGTTGCGTCTTAGTAACAACTGAAGATGGATCTCAGGAAGTATTCGATAGGTGTATATTAGCTGTGAACGCACCAGACGCTCTGAGATTGCTCGGAGAAGACGCCACGTCTGATGAAGCCAGGGTTCTTGGTGCTTTCCAATACGCTTACAG TGATATTTATCTCCACCGCGACACTGATCTGATGCCGCGGAATCGTGTTGCTTGGAGCGCTTGCAATTTCTTAAGAAGTTCTGAAAATAAAGCAAGCCTTACATATTGGCTCAATATAATTCAG ACTCTTGGAGAGGAACATGATCCATACTTTCTCACATTTAATCCTGAAGTTACCCCAAATAAGACATTGTTTAAGTGGACCACTGGTCGTCCTCTGCCATCTGTTTCTGCTTGGAAAGCTTCACAAGAGTTAAACAACATTCAAGGGAAGCGCGGTCTATGGTTCTGTGGTGCATATCAAG GCTATGGTTTTCATGAAGATGGGCTAAAG GCTGGTATGACGGCTGCACAAAGTCTGCTAGGGAAAGATATGGTTCCTCCTCTGAGCAAGCCAAAACATATGGTTCCATCTCTAACCGAAAAAGGGGCTCGGTTTTTATTTACTAGATTCTTGAGACATTTCATATCAACCGGTTGTGTAGT AGTATATGAAGAAGGAGGAACAATGTTCACTTTCAAAGGAAAGGATTTGAGATGTAACTTAGAATCTGTCATAAAGATTCACAGTCCTCATTTTTACTGGAAG GTTATGACACATGCAGATTTAGGACTTGCCGATGCTTATATAAATGGAGATTTCTCGTTTGCCGATAAAGATTCAGGACTTATCAATTTGATCATG GTTCTCATTGCTAACAAAGAATTGAACTCAAAGAACTTAAATCTTGCTAAGAAAAG AGGTTGGTGGACACCTATGTTTATGACTGCTGGTCTAACATCTGCAACACATTTCCTAAAGCATTTCTCTAGGAAGAACACTTTAACTAAAGCTCGAAGGAACATTTCACGTCACTATGACCTT AGCAATGAGCTTTTTTCTCTATTCTTGGATGATACCATGAGTTATTCTACTGCGGTATTCAAG cCAGACGATGAGGATCTGAAAACTGCACAGatgagaaaaatatttattttaattgataag GCGAGAATAGAGACGAATCATGAGGTTCTAGAGATTGGATGTGGATGGGGAACTTTGGCCATAGAAGTTGTGAGAAAAACTGGATGCAAATACACTGGCATTACACTATCTATCGAACAGCTTAAATATGCAGAAAAAAAGGTTAAAGAAGCTGGACTTGAG GATCGGATTACATTTAAGCTTTGCGATTATCGCCAACTATCTGATGCTAAAAAATATGACAGAATCATATCTTG TGAGATGATAGAACATGTTGGCCACGAGTTTATGGATACATTCTTCAGTCACTGTGAAGCTGCGCTTGCAGAAGACGGCATCTTTGTCTTGCAG TTTATATCGATACCGGAAGAGCGTTACAATGAATACAGACTAAACTCAGATTTCATAAAAGAATACATATTCCCTGGTGGATGCCTTCCTTCTTTAGCCAGAGTTATTTCTgcaatggcttcttcttcaaggttgag CATTGAGCATGTTGAGAACATTGGGATTCATTACTACCAAACGTTGAGATGCTGGAGGAAGAACTTCTTGGAAAATCGAaa ACAAATCATGGATCTTGGATTCGATGATAAGTTCATAAGGACGTGGGAATATTATTTCGACTATTGTGCAGCTGGTTTCAAGACTCTTACTCTTGAAGACTACCAG GTAGTGTTCTCACGTCCGGGGAATGTGGCTGCATTCGGAGATCCATTCCGTAACTTCCCTTCTGCTCATAATTAG
- the LOC108861969 gene encoding uncharacterized protein LOC108861969 isoform X1 codes for MRVAVIGGGVCGLGSAYVLAREDGMEEVVLFEKEFLLEGHAKTMRLDSVDLDVRFIVFSPVMNPNMMEFFKNLGVDMEVSDMSFSVRLDNGRGCEWGTRNGLSSLFAQKRNILNPFFWQMITEIMKFEDDVLKYIEDLERNPSADQNETLGEFLKSHGYSALFQQAYFVPACGSIWTSPPDSVLNFSAYSVLSFCRNHHLLKIFPRPQWLTIAGGSESFVTKVRAELEQRGCKIRTSCNVQSVTTSEDGCVLVTTEDGSQEVFDRCILAVNAPDALRLLGEDATSDEARVLGAFQYAYSDIYLHRDTDLMPRNRVAWSACNFLRSSENKASLTYWLNIIQTLGEEHDPYFLTFNPEVTPNKTLFKWTTGRPLPSVSAWKASQELNNIQGKRGLWFCGAYQGYGFHEDGLKAGMTAAQSLLGKDMVPPLSKPKHMVPSLTEKGARFLFTRFLRHFISTGCVVVYEEGGTMFTFKGKDLRCNLESVIKIHSPHFYWKVMTHADLGLADAYINGDFSFADKDSGLINLIMVLIANKELNSKNLNLAKKRGWWTPMFMTAGLTSATHFLKHFSRKNTLTKARRNISRHYDLSNELFSLFLDDTMSYSTAVFKPDDEDLKTAQMRKIFILIDKARIETNHEVLEIGCGWGTLAIEVVRKTGCKYTGITLSIEQLKYAEKKVKEAGLEDRITFKLCDYRQLSDAKKYDRIISCEMIEHVGHEFMDTFFSHCEAALAEDGIFVLQFISIPEERYNEYRLNSDFIKEYIFPGGCLPSLARVISAMASSSRLSIEHVENIGIHYYQTLRCWRKNFLENRKQIMDLGFDDKFIRTWEYYFDYCAAGFKTLTLEDYQVVFSRPGNVAAFGDPFRNFPSAHN; via the exons atgagagTGGCGGTGATCGGAGGTGGAGTTTGTGGATTAGGAAGTGCCTACGTTCTTgcaagagaagatggaatgGAGGAGGTGGTGTTGTTCGAAAAGGAGTTTCTTTTGGAAGGCCATGCTAAAACGATGCGTCTCGATAGCGTTGATTTAGACGTTAGATTCATAGTCTTTAGCCCT GTTATGAATCCGAACATGATGGAGTTCTTTAAGAACTTAGGAGTAGACATGGAGGTTTCAGACATGTCTTTCTCAGTGAGGCTCGACAATGGCAGAGGCTGCGAATGGGGAACCCGCAATGGACTTTCAAGCTTGTTTGCTCAGAAGAGAAACATTCTCAACCCTTTTTTCTGGCAAATGATTACAGAAATTATGAAGTTTGAAGATGACGTACTAAAATATATCGAAGATCTGGAGCGTAACCCTAGTGCTGATCAAAATGAAACCTTGGGAGAGTTTCTAAAGTCTCATGGATACTCTGCCTTGTTTCAGCAGGCTTACTTT GTACCAGCATGTGGTTCCATATGGACAAGCCCACCAGACAGTGTTCTTAACTTTTCAGCTTACTCTGTCCTGTCTTTTTGCCGCAACCACCATTTACTTAag ATCTTTCCCAGGCCACAATGGCTTACTATTGCAGGAGGTTCGGAGAGTTTTGTCACAAAG GTTAGGGCAGAACTGGAGCAGCGAGGATGTAAGATTCGAACAAGTTGCAATGTACAATCTGTTACAACTTCTGAGGATGGTTGCGTCTTAGTAACAACTGAAGATGGATCTCAGGAAGTATTCGATAGGTGTATATTAGCTGTGAACGCACCAGACGCTCTGAGATTGCTCGGAGAAGACGCCACGTCTGATGAAGCCAGGGTTCTTGGTGCTTTCCAATACGCTTACAG TGATATTTATCTCCACCGCGACACTGATCTGATGCCGCGGAATCGTGTTGCTTGGAGCGCTTGCAATTTCTTAAGAAGTTCTGAAAATAAAGCAAGCCTTACATATTGGCTCAATATAATTCAG ACTCTTGGAGAGGAACATGATCCATACTTTCTCACATTTAATCCTGAAGTTACCCCAAATAAGACATTGTTTAAGTGGACCACTGGTCGTCCTCTGCCATCTGTTTCTGCTTGGAAAGCTTCACAAGAGTTAAACAACATTCAAGGGAAGCGCGGTCTATGGTTCTGTGGTGCATATCAAG GCTATGGTTTTCATGAAGATGGGCTAAAG GCTGGTATGACGGCTGCACAAAGTCTGCTAGGGAAAGATATGGTTCCTCCTCTGAGCAAGCCAAAACATATGGTTCCATCTCTAACCGAAAAAGGGGCTCGGTTTTTATTTACTAGATTCTTGAGACATTTCATATCAACCGGTTGTGTAGT AGTATATGAAGAAGGAGGAACAATGTTCACTTTCAAAGGAAAGGATTTGAGATGTAACTTAGAATCTGTCATAAAGATTCACAGTCCTCATTTTTACTGGAAG GTTATGACACATGCAGATTTAGGACTTGCCGATGCTTATATAAATGGAGATTTCTCGTTTGCCGATAAAGATTCAGGACTTATCAATTTGATCATG GTTCTCATTGCTAACAAAGAATTGAACTCAAAGAACTTAAATCTTGCTAAGAAAAG AGGTTGGTGGACACCTATGTTTATGACTGCTGGTCTAACATCTGCAACACATTTCCTAAAGCATTTCTCTAGGAAGAACACTTTAACTAAAGCTCGAAGGAACATTTCACGTCACTATGACCTT AGCAATGAGCTTTTTTCTCTATTCTTGGATGATACCATGAGTTATTCTACTGCGGTATTCAAG cCAGACGATGAGGATCTGAAAACTGCACAGatgagaaaaatatttattttaattgataag GCGAGAATAGAGACGAATCATGAGGTTCTAGAGATTGGATGTGGATGGGGAACTTTGGCCATAGAAGTTGTGAGAAAAACTGGATGCAAATACACTGGCATTACACTATCTATCGAACAGCTTAAATATGCAGAAAAAAAGGTTAAAGAAGCTGGACTTGAG GATCGGATTACATTTAAGCTTTGCGATTATCGCCAACTATCTGATGCTAAAAAATATGACAGAATCATATCTTG TGAGATGATAGAACATGTTGGCCACGAGTTTATGGATACATTCTTCAGTCACTGTGAAGCTGCGCTTGCAGAAGACGGCATCTTTGTCTTGCAG TTTATATCGATACCGGAAGAGCGTTACAATGAATACAGACTAAACTCAGATTTCATAAAAGAATACATATTCCCTGGTGGATGCCTTCCTTCTTTAGCCAGAGTTATTTCTgcaatggcttcttcttcaaggttgag CATTGAGCATGTTGAGAACATTGGGATTCATTACTACCAAACGTTGAGATGCTGGAGGAAGAACTTCTTGGAAAATCGAaa ACAAATCATGGATCTTGGATTCGATGATAAGTTCATAAGGACGTGGGAATATTATTTCGACTATTGTGCAGCTGGTTTCAAGACTCTTACTCTTGAAGACTACCAG GTAGTGTTCTCACGTCCGGGGAATGTGGCTGCATTCGGAGATCCATTCCGTAACTTCCCTTCTGCTCATAATTAG